ACCACGGAACCGGCTCCGATGAAGGCAAATTTGCCGATGGTGTTCCCGCAAATGATGGTGGCATTCGCACCGATGGATGCTCCCCTCCGAATGATCGTGGTTTTGAATTCATTTTTTCTCGGAATGGCGCTGCGCGGGTTGATCACATTGGTAAAAACACAGGACGGACCGCAGAACACATCATCTTCAAGGACCACGCCTTCATAGACGGACACATTATTTTGAATTTTGACATTATTTCCAATAAGTCCGTTCGGACCAATGACAACATTTTGCCCGATGCTGGCGTGATTGCCGATTTTGGAACCTTTAAGGATGTGGGAGTAGTGCCAGATTTTCGTGCCTTTGCCGATGGAACATCTCTCATCCACATAACTGGACTCGTGAACAAAATAATCCTGATCGTTCTCCTGCGCCATCGAGCCCCCCATGCTGGATTGGGCCCGCTGTAAAACTTTTAAAACCCGGATTCCTTCTTTTCCGTCTGTGATAACGGGTTTCCCATGAATACCATCCAAAAAAGCCTGACATTCGGCTAATAGAGGTTCCTTCCAATCAGGCGCTAAATCGATAAAAATGCCTTCTTTTTTTTCCGGAACGGGCATGTTGCCCTGCCAGAGAATGGTGTGCGGGTAAACGGTCAACTTTTCTTCCCTGGGAGCCATGTCATCGAAAACAACCATCTTCCGGTCCCCAATCACCACCAGCTTCTGCTCTTTAAATGGATGGAGCCAGGAAACAAACACGTGTGCTGAAACCCCACAGGGAAATTTCAAATGGGTCAATGTCGTATCGGTGATCTTGGGATGCAGGATAGACGATCCGAATGCTTTCACCGAATAGGGCTCTTCATTCACCAGGGAAAGAATCAGGGAGATATCATGCGGCGCAAAAGACCAGAGAATATTCTCCTCTTTCCTGAATTTCCCCAAATTGAGCCGATTGGAGTATATGTATTGTAATTTCCCCAGCTCTCCCTTGCCAATCATTTCGTTTATTTTGAGAACGGCAGGATGATAATGAAGGATATGACCGACAAAAAGAACCTTGCCGGTTTTTTCCGCCAAATCACTGAGTTCGCGGCCTTCCTTTTCCGTCAAGGCCAGGGGCTTTTCAACAAAAACATGTTTATTCGCCAGCAAGGCATCCTTGACCATGGAATAATCCATGGCCGCAGGCGTGGCAATGACGATGCCCTCAATATCCGTTCGGATCACCGTATCTGTGAACGAGGAGGAAATTTCTATGTCCGGGTATTCTTCCTTCTTGACTCTTAAAATCTCTTCCGAAGGGTCACAGATTACCTTAAGGACCCCAAGCTGATTGAGAGCCCTGGCGAGATTTTTCCCCCAATAGCCGGCTCCAACCAGCGCAACGTTCAAATTTTTGGACAAATTGGATCTCCGATTGATTTGAGCCTGTTGCGGGTTCCTGCACAATTCAGGTTAGACGACAACGGTAAGCCCCAAAGAAGGAATGGGGCGATGGGTCATCAGGCTTTGATGATTTTATCCGACTCAATTTTTCCGCAGGCATTCCTGGTATCAACAACGATTGTAGACCGTTCGACGATGTCCTGATAATCATAACTGGAATGGTCGGTCAAGATAACTGTCATATCGTATTGTGGTAAATCGTCCAGAGACACGCTCTTTTTCCCAACAAACTGATTATATTCCCGTTTCGGCCCGAGGACAACAGGAACATAGGGATCGTTAAAGTCCACATGAGCGCCGTAGCCTTCCAGAAGTTCCATGATTTTGAAGCTCGGAGACTCTCGGTCGTCGTCGATATTTTTCTTATAGGCCATTCCCAGGATGAGGATTCGGCTGCCTTTCAAACTCTTCCCGACATTGTTCAGTGCCCACAATATTTTCTGCAAAACATATTCCGGCATGGAAACATTAATTTCACCGGCAAGTTCTATAAAACGCGTAGGGGCTTCAAATTCTCTAGCCTTCCAGGTCAGATAAAAAGGATCTATGGGAATGCAATGCCCTCCCAGGCCAGGCCCAGGATAAAAAGGCATGAATCCAAAGGGTTTGGTGCTGGAGGCTTCTATAACTTCCCAGACATCAATGCCCATTTTATCAAAAATGATCTTGAGTTCATTGACCAGAGCGATGTTGACAGAACGGAAAATATTTTCCATCAGCTTGGACGCTTCCGCCGCTTTGGTCCCGGATACGGGAACGGTTTTATTGATGATGGATAGATACAGGATATTAGCTGCTTCCAAACTCTCAGGGTGATCCGCCCCGATCACTTTGGGGATAGTCGCAGTAGAAAACTGCTTATTGTTAGGGTCCTCCCTCTCCGGGGAATAGGCTACAAAAAAATCCTGGTTCGCCTTAAGGCCGCTTCCTTTTTCCAATTCGGGAACCAAAACATCCTGGGTAGTCCCAGGGTAGGTCGTGGACTCCAAAACGATCAATTGATCTTTCCTTAAGTACGGAGAAATTGCCTGAGCGGTTTTTACGATATAGCTCATATCGGGTTCCCGGTTTTGATTGAGGGGTGTGGGAACGCAAATGAGCAGGCAGTCACAATCAGAGGCCCTGGAAAAATCGGTGGTTGCTTCAAACCTCCCGGATTGCATCATTTTTGCAATGCCTTCGCTGGGAATATGACGAATATAACTCTCCCCTTTGGATAAATGATCAACCT
The Nitrospinota bacterium DNA segment above includes these coding regions:
- a CDS encoding Gfo/Idh/MocA family oxidoreductase, whose product is MSKNLNVALVGAGYWGKNLARALNQLGVLKVICDPSEEILRVKKEEYPDIEISSSFTDTVIRTDIEGIVIATPAAMDYSMVKDALLANKHVFVEKPLALTEKEGRELSDLAEKTGKVLFVGHILHYHPAVLKINEMIGKGELGKLQYIYSNRLNLGKFRKEENILWSFAPHDISLILSLVNEEPYSVKAFGSSILHPKITDTTLTHLKFPCGVSAHVFVSWLHPFKEQKLVVIGDRKMVVFDDMAPREEKLTVYPHTILWQGNMPVPEKKEGIFIDLAPDWKEPLLAECQAFLDGIHGKPVITDGKEGIRVLKVLQRAQSSMGGSMAQENDQDYFVHESSYVDERCSIGKGTKIWHYSHILKGSKIGNHASIGQNVVIGPNGLIGNNVKIQNNVSVYEGVVLEDDVFCGPSCVFTNVINPRSAIPRKNEFKTTIIRRGASIGANATIICGNTIGKFAFIGAGSVVTSDVPDYALVFGNPARTTGWMCECGERLEEKNTEPVCSVCEKRYILKDNKIQPLTPAT
- a CDS encoding nucleotide sugar dehydrogenase, with protein sequence MLIQKIKERSACVGVVGLGYVGLPLVQEFGKAGFMVMGLDIDQKKVDHLSKGESYIRHIPSEGIAKMMQSGRFEATTDFSRASDCDCLLICVPTPLNQNREPDMSYIVKTAQAISPYLRKDQLIVLESTTYPGTTQDVLVPELEKGSGLKANQDFFVAYSPEREDPNNKQFSTATIPKVIGADHPESLEAANILYLSIINKTVPVSGTKAAEASKLMENIFRSVNIALVNELKIIFDKMGIDVWEVIEASSTKPFGFMPFYPGPGLGGHCIPIDPFYLTWKAREFEAPTRFIELAGEINVSMPEYVLQKILWALNNVGKSLKGSRILILGMAYKKNIDDDRESPSFKIMELLEGYGAHVDFNDPYVPVVLGPKREYNQFVGKKSVSLDDLPQYDMTVILTDHSSYDYQDIVERSTIVVDTRNACGKIESDKIIKA